In Eubalaena glacialis isolate mEubGla1 chromosome 12, mEubGla1.1.hap2.+ XY, whole genome shotgun sequence, a single window of DNA contains:
- the LOC133102671 gene encoding 14-3-3 protein epsilon-like: MDDREDLVYQAKLAEQAERYDEMVESMKKVAGMDVELTVEERNLLSVAYKDVIGARRASWRIISSIEQKEENKGGEDKLKMIREYRQMVETELKLICCDILDVLDKHLIPAANTGESKVFYYKMKGDYHRYLAEFATGNDRKEAAENSLVAYKGASDIAMTELPPTHPIRLGLALNFSVFYYEILNSPDRACRLAKAAFDDAIAELDTLSEESYKDSTLIMQLLRDNLTLWTSDMQGDGEEQNREALQDVEDENQ; the protein is encoded by the coding sequence ATGGATGATCGGGAGGATCTGGTGTACCAGGCGAAGCTGGCCGAGCAGGCTGAGCGATACGACGAAATGGTGGAATCAATGAAGAAAGTAGCAGGGATGGATGTGGAGTTGACAGTTGAAGAAAGAAACCTCCTATCTGTTGCATATAAAGATGTGATTGGAGCTAGAAGAGCTTCCTGGAGAATAATCAGCAGCAttgaacagaaagaagaaaacaagggaggAGAAGACAAACTAAAAATGATTCGGGAATATCGGCAAATGGTTGAGACTGAGCTAAAGTTAATCTGTTGTGACATTTTGGATGTACTGGACAAACACCTCATTCCAGCAGCTAACACTGGCGAGTCCAAGgttttctattataaaatgaAAGGGGACTACCACAGGTATCTGGCTGAATTTGCCACAGGAAATGACAGGAAGGAAGCTGCGGAGAACAGCCTAGTGGCTTATAAAGGTGCTAGTGATATTGCAATGACAGAACTTCCACCAACACATCCCATTCGCTTAGGTCTTGCTCTCAATTTCTCCGTATTCTACTATGAAATTCTTAATTCCCCTGACCGTGCCTGCAGGTTGGCAAAAGCAGCTTTTGATGATGCAATTGCAGAACTGGATACGCTGAGTGAAGAAAGCTATAAGGACTCTACGCTTATCATGCAGTTGTTACGTGATAATCTGACACTATGGACTTCAGACATGCAGGGTGATGGTGAAGAGCAGAATAGAGAAGCGCTGCAGGATGTGGAAGATGAAAATCAGTGA